Proteins co-encoded in one Gammaproteobacteria bacterium genomic window:
- a CDS encoding phage major capsid protein, protein MSVNKDGVQLFDGIADTDDMFITTMEEMDKEVGDEITIPQPVFRYLKDANLIQYRKSIGTHVPVKLLDKENSTVKDFAHYDDVDNTPQDALSEAKFSYGQTVGTQMYSRQELVQNSGEEQMIDLVETKTDQLLKTMANKFGSNLMGSQDADGRTPMGLGRVMAYNQSCGGILPTTAGFEYWNPQRGLKSDGATQYALATEMRDGIRRLTRLCTYQGETPDVLIAGEDLYDEMQKFAESKLQLSIKDLKDEKGWGAFNMFPYNSQVVIYDESMDPKTGWLMNFRDSVKVRIHSGTNFQFEKWQMMTNKVAKKRDCLLYAAVFVKKRNSNGFITFT, encoded by the coding sequence ATGTCAGTTAATAAAGATGGGGTGCAACTATTCGATGGAATAGCTGACACCGACGATATGTTCATCACCACGATGGAGGAGATGGACAAAGAAGTAGGGGATGAAATCACCATCCCGCAACCGGTTTTCCGGTACTTGAAAGACGCTAATTTGATCCAGTACCGGAAGTCTATCGGGACGCATGTGCCGGTCAAGTTGCTCGACAAAGAAAATTCCACCGTGAAGGACTTTGCGCACTATGACGACGTAGACAACACGCCGCAAGACGCGCTCAGTGAAGCGAAGTTTTCCTACGGGCAAACGGTCGGGACGCAAATGTATTCGCGCCAGGAACTTGTGCAAAACTCTGGCGAGGAGCAAATGATTGATCTCGTTGAAACCAAGACGGATCAATTGCTCAAGACCATGGCGAATAAGTTTGGCTCAAACTTGATGGGCAGCCAGGATGCAGATGGTCGCACGCCGATGGGCTTGGGCCGCGTGATGGCATATAACCAATCATGCGGCGGTATTTTGCCCACAACGGCAGGCTTTGAGTATTGGAATCCGCAACGTGGTTTGAAGTCGGACGGTGCAACGCAATACGCATTGGCCACAGAAATGCGAGACGGTATTCGCCGATTGACACGTCTCTGTACGTATCAAGGTGAAACACCGGACGTTTTAATCGCGGGTGAAGATCTTTACGATGAAATGCAGAAGTTTGCGGAAAGTAAACTCCAGCTTAGCATCAAGGATCTCAAAGACGAGAAGGGCTGGGGTGCATTTAATATGTTCCCGTACAATTCGCAAGTTGTCATCTACGATGAATCAATGGACCCGAAAACGGGTTGGTTGATGAATTTCCGTGACTCGGTGAAAGTGCGCATCCACTCGGGCACAAACTTTCAGTTCGAGAAGTGGCAGATGATGACTAACAAGGTCGCGAAAAAGCGCGATTGTTTGTTGTACGCTGCTGTGTTTGTGAAGAAGCGCAATTCTAACGGGTTCATCACTTTTACTTAA